A genomic region of Planococcus kocurii contains the following coding sequences:
- a CDS encoding NRAMP family divalent metal transporter — protein sequence MNNVKKMKNTNRSVLLGAAFLMATSAIGPGFLTQTTVFTETLLASFGFVILISIIIDIGAQTNIWRIIAVSGKRAQDIANDVLPGLGYFLALLVVMGGLAFNIGNIGGAGLGTNVLFGIDPKTGAILSGVLAIGIFVVKEAGRAMDRFAQVLGFVMIGLTVYVMITAQPPIGEAITKTFIPDTIDIFAIVTLVGGTVGGYITFAGGHRLVDAGLTGKEALPEVTRSSIYAIAIASLMRIILFLAVLGVVSQGLSLDPSNPPASVFQLAAGNVGYKMFGIVMWAAAVTSVVGAAYTSVSFIRTFSPLLEKYHRALTISFILISTLVFVIIGKPVVILVLVGSVNGLILPIALGVMLIAAHKVKIVGDYKHPLWMTIFGLIIVVAMSWMGVYTLMNGIPALFK from the coding sequence ATGAATAATGTAAAGAAGATGAAGAATACGAATCGTAGCGTTTTGCTTGGTGCGGCTTTCCTAATGGCCACTTCCGCGATTGGACCTGGCTTTCTAACACAAACAACCGTTTTCACCGAAACCTTATTGGCTTCTTTCGGATTTGTTATTTTAATTTCCATCATTATTGATATTGGTGCACAAACGAATATTTGGCGCATCATTGCCGTGTCTGGAAAACGCGCTCAAGATATCGCCAATGACGTCTTACCGGGCCTTGGCTATTTTCTGGCTTTACTAGTAGTGATGGGTGGACTGGCCTTTAATATTGGGAACATCGGTGGAGCTGGACTCGGCACAAACGTGTTATTTGGAATCGATCCGAAAACCGGCGCCATTTTAAGTGGTGTGCTCGCCATCGGTATTTTTGTCGTAAAAGAAGCCGGACGAGCAATGGACCGCTTCGCGCAAGTCCTCGGCTTTGTTATGATCGGGTTAACCGTTTATGTGATGATCACTGCACAACCGCCGATCGGTGAAGCCATTACGAAAACATTTATTCCAGATACGATTGATATCTTTGCGATTGTTACGTTGGTCGGTGGAACAGTTGGTGGATACATCACTTTCGCCGGTGGACATCGTTTAGTGGACGCAGGATTGACTGGTAAAGAAGCATTGCCCGAAGTAACGAGAAGCTCAATTTACGCCATTGCTATTGCCTCACTTATGCGCATCATTCTGTTTCTAGCAGTTCTCGGTGTTGTTTCTCAAGGACTTTCATTGGATCCGTCTAATCCACCCGCTTCGGTTTTCCAGTTAGCAGCGGGGAATGTCGGCTATAAAATGTTTGGAATTGTGATGTGGGCTGCAGCTGTCACTTCCGTTGTAGGAGCAGCTTACACTTCGGTATCATTTATTCGGACATTCAGTCCACTTCTTGAAAAATATCATCGTGCATTAACCATCAGCTTTATCCTTATTTCTACACTTGTTTTCGTCATTATTGGTAAGCCTGTAGTCATATTGGTTCTTGTCGGGTCTGTAAATGGATTGATTTTACCCATTGCACTCGGCGTTATGCTAATTGCTGCGCATAAAGTCAAAATCGTTGGTGACTATAAACATCCTTTATGGATGACCATTTTTGGACTCATCATTGTGGTAGCCATGTCTTGGATGGGTGTTTACACCTTAATGAACGGTATTCCCGCCTTGTTCAAATAA
- a CDS encoding transporter substrate-binding domain-containing protein, protein MKNSSFGKKVSVVAGLAILSLLAACGNNDDTASEEKASAWDEIQDKGSLTVATSGTLFPTSYREEGSDKLTGFEVEVVREIGERLELDIEFTELGFDEMLTSVQTGQVDLASNDIEITEDRAENFIFSTPIKYSYGTAIVRSEDLSGIKTLEDLEGKKAAGASTSVYMETAREYGAEEVVYDNATNETYLRDVAIGRTDVILNDYYLQTLAIAAFPELDIVIHPDLKYSPSEVGVVMNKDNDELAENVDRVIEEMLEDGTIAEISAEFFNGADATQKVNIDE, encoded by the coding sequence TTGAAAAACTCATCTTTCGGTAAAAAAGTATCCGTAGTTGCTGGTTTAGCCATATTATCGCTGCTTGCAGCTTGTGGAAATAATGACGATACAGCTTCTGAAGAAAAGGCATCCGCATGGGATGAAATCCAAGACAAAGGTAGCTTAACAGTTGCCACATCAGGTACCTTGTTTCCAACATCCTACCGCGAAGAAGGGTCAGACAAATTAACTGGCTTTGAAGTAGAGGTGGTTCGTGAAATTGGTGAGCGCTTGGAATTGGACATTGAATTCACAGAGCTTGGTTTTGATGAAATGTTAACGTCTGTTCAAACAGGACAAGTCGATCTGGCTTCAAATGATATTGAAATCACAGAAGACCGCGCAGAAAATTTCATCTTCTCTACACCGATTAAATATTCGTACGGAACAGCAATCGTCCGTTCAGAAGATTTATCAGGAATCAAGACATTAGAAGATTTGGAAGGCAAAAAAGCAGCCGGTGCTTCAACTTCTGTCTACATGGAAACTGCACGCGAATATGGCGCTGAAGAAGTCGTCTACGACAACGCGACAAACGAAACGTATTTACGTGACGTCGCCATTGGACGAACAGATGTCATTTTAAATGATTATTACTTGCAAACTTTAGCCATTGCAGCGTTTCCAGAGCTGGATATCGTCATCCATCCAGATCTAAAGTACAGCCCTTCCGAAGTTGGCGTCGTCATGAACAAAGACAACGACGAACTAGCTGAGAACGTCGATCGCGTTATCGAAGAAATGCTAGAAGATGGCACAATCGCCGAAATCTCTGCTGAATTCTTTAACGGTGCCGATGCTACCCAAAAAGTGAATATTGACGAATAA
- the pxpB gene encoding 5-oxoprolinase subunit PxpB, protein MNISFSPLGDQAIVIEFGHEINEQTKQAVRRVSTLLEKQKPDWMIEFIPAFVTVTVFYNPILALYDKVKIELERLLLHLGEDLAVKTTTIEIPVCYGGEFGPDLEFVARHNKLTPREVIDIHTSGTYSVHMIGFAPGFPFIGGMSEKIAAPRRDSPRLRIPERTVGIAGLQTGVYPIETPGGWQLIGRTPIRLFLPENDVPSLLRAGDQIVFKEISKEDYDAWEEKPDAENP, encoded by the coding sequence GTGAATATTTCTTTTTCGCCACTCGGCGACCAAGCAATTGTCATCGAGTTTGGCCATGAAATCAATGAGCAAACTAAACAAGCGGTTAGGAGAGTATCGACTTTACTAGAAAAGCAAAAACCCGATTGGATGATTGAATTTATTCCTGCGTTCGTAACCGTAACGGTCTTTTATAATCCCATCTTGGCGCTTTACGATAAAGTAAAAATTGAACTAGAAAGACTGCTATTACATCTAGGTGAAGATTTGGCAGTCAAAACCACCACCATTGAAATTCCCGTGTGCTATGGCGGCGAGTTTGGGCCTGATCTCGAATTTGTAGCGCGACATAACAAACTGACTCCACGTGAAGTTATTGATATCCACACTTCCGGCACTTATTCAGTACATATGATTGGTTTTGCACCCGGCTTTCCCTTTATCGGTGGCATGTCTGAAAAAATTGCAGCTCCGAGACGCGATTCTCCGCGTCTCCGCATTCCGGAACGGACAGTCGGCATTGCCGGTCTGCAAACGGGCGTCTACCCGATTGAAACTCCTGGTGGGTGGCAATTGATTGGCAGAACGCCGATTCGACTCTTTCTTCCTGAAAACGATGTTCCGAGTTTACTTCGTGCAGGTGACCAAATTGTTTTCAAAGAAATTTCCAAAGAAGACTATGATGCATGGGAGGAAAAGCCAGATGCTGAAAATCCTTAA
- a CDS encoding peptide ABC transporter substrate-binding protein, whose protein sequence is MGRTRNTQIFMILIAFVLFLSGCNFNSSESSKEENATEGEAKQVLNISTTADIPTLDSTKAHDGIAFTVLNNVNEGLYRQDENNEPIEALVTDHTENEDQSVHTFTLRDSNWSNGDPVTAQDFEYAWKRVMKDASPYNFMFVTAGIKNAEAIMNEEMDAEELGVKAIDEKTLEVTLEAANPLFQSLMTFPTFLPQNQKFVEEQGDQYALEAENILFNGPFTLVDWTHEQGWKYEKNADYWDADTVKLDAVNAYVVKDPAAGINLYETNKVDRIVLSSEAVDQNKDDANFDTILEPEIIFLRFNHNHPVLGNKNIRQAVNMAIDKASLTDVILKNGSTALNGVVPKGFFKSPSGEDFRDLNGDFNTGTVEEAQKLWTKGLEETGATEVAISINIADSEDHKKVAEYIQAQLEDNLPGLKLDIKAVPFAQRLEIEKAIEYDLSLSSWGPDYSDPMTYLDMWLEGGSANRMDYSNPELEKLVAAARTETDLEKRYQMLLDTEKILLEEDAAIVPLYQEGAAVLMRSKIKNLLVHPTGASFSYKWVTIEE, encoded by the coding sequence ATGGGGAGAACGAGAAATACGCAAATTTTCATGATTCTGATTGCATTTGTTTTATTCTTATCGGGGTGCAATTTCAATTCTTCGGAAAGTTCGAAAGAAGAAAATGCAACAGAAGGAGAAGCTAAACAAGTACTTAATATTTCGACCACAGCAGACATTCCTACCTTAGATTCTACAAAAGCACACGATGGAATCGCCTTTACTGTATTGAATAACGTTAACGAGGGTCTTTACCGTCAAGATGAAAACAATGAACCAATTGAAGCGTTAGTAACAGACCACACAGAGAACGAGGATCAAAGCGTTCATACGTTTACTTTGCGCGATTCTAATTGGAGTAACGGTGATCCGGTTACCGCTCAAGATTTTGAATATGCTTGGAAACGCGTTATGAAAGATGCAAGCCCGTATAACTTCATGTTCGTAACAGCTGGAATCAAAAATGCTGAAGCCATCATGAATGAAGAAATGGATGCGGAAGAATTAGGAGTTAAAGCAATTGATGAGAAAACATTGGAAGTTACATTAGAAGCAGCGAACCCGTTGTTCCAGTCACTAATGACGTTCCCAACATTCTTGCCGCAAAATCAAAAATTTGTTGAAGAGCAAGGCGATCAATATGCACTAGAAGCAGAAAATATCCTTTTCAATGGACCATTCACATTAGTTGACTGGACGCATGAACAAGGGTGGAAATACGAAAAGAACGCAGACTACTGGGACGCAGACACGGTTAAACTTGACGCAGTCAACGCTTATGTTGTCAAAGACCCAGCAGCAGGGATTAACTTATACGAAACGAACAAAGTGGATCGCATTGTCTTGAGTTCAGAGGCAGTTGATCAAAACAAAGACGACGCGAACTTTGACACAATTTTAGAGCCGGAAATTATTTTCCTTCGCTTTAATCATAATCATCCAGTACTCGGCAATAAAAACATTCGTCAGGCAGTAAATATGGCGATTGATAAAGCGAGCTTAACAGATGTTATTTTGAAAAACGGTTCTACTGCATTAAATGGCGTGGTTCCAAAAGGCTTTTTCAAGTCACCATCGGGTGAAGATTTCCGTGACTTGAATGGAGATTTCAATACAGGAACAGTAGAAGAAGCTCAGAAGCTTTGGACAAAAGGGTTAGAAGAAACAGGAGCAACAGAAGTAGCCATCTCGATTAACATTGCCGATTCAGAAGACCATAAAAAAGTAGCTGAGTACATTCAAGCCCAGTTGGAAGACAATCTTCCAGGACTTAAATTGGATATCAAAGCAGTGCCATTCGCTCAGCGTTTGGAAATCGAAAAAGCCATTGAATACGATTTGTCTCTATCTTCATGGGGCCCAGATTATAGCGATCCGATGACTTACTTGGATATGTGGTTAGAAGGTGGATCGGCTAACCGTATGGATTATTCAAATCCTGAATTGGAAAAACTAGTAGCAGCAGCAAGAACGGAAACGGACCTTGAAAAACGTTACCAAATGCTATTAGATACTGAGAAAATTCTATTAGAAGAAGACGCGGCGATCGTACCACTTTATCAAGAAGGTGCTGCTGTCTTAATGAGAAGCAAAATCAAAAATCTATTGGTGCATCCAACGGGAGCTTCATTCTCTTATAAATGGGTGACGATCGAAGAATAA
- a CDS encoding ABC transporter permease, protein MKRYLLQRIGFMLLTLFIIVTATFFLMQLLPGTPFTNPEKLTDSQLAILNAKYGLDQPVAIQYIQYIGNLLQGDLGYSFQHEGRTVTSMISDRIGPSAFIGLQALIFGAIVGLVLGIVSALKHNSILDYGSVTLAVLGMSIPSFVFAALLQYYVGVKLEWLPVALWEGYSSTLLPSIALSVTVTATVARFIRSEMLEVIGQDYIITARAKGLKEQQVIVKHVIRNALIPVVTMLGPLAVSIMTGTLVIEKIFAVPGLGEQFTLSILVLDYSVIMGITIFYSALFIFVVFVVDIIYSFLDPRINYKGDSA, encoded by the coding sequence ATGAAACGTTATTTATTGCAGCGGATTGGCTTTATGCTTCTTACGTTGTTCATTATTGTGACAGCGACTTTTTTCTTGATGCAGCTGTTACCCGGTACACCGTTTACTAATCCGGAAAAGTTAACGGATAGCCAATTAGCGATTTTAAATGCCAAGTATGGATTGGATCAACCTGTCGCCATTCAATACATACAGTATATTGGAAACTTACTTCAAGGTGATTTGGGTTATTCGTTCCAACACGAAGGACGAACGGTGACGAGTATGATCAGCGATCGGATTGGTCCATCGGCATTTATTGGCTTACAAGCATTAATTTTTGGTGCAATTGTTGGACTGGTTCTCGGAATCGTTTCAGCCTTAAAACATAATTCTATTTTGGATTATGGTTCCGTGACCTTGGCTGTATTGGGGATGTCGATACCGTCATTCGTTTTTGCGGCGTTGCTGCAGTATTATGTTGGTGTGAAATTGGAGTGGCTACCGGTTGCCTTGTGGGAAGGATATTCCAGTACACTGTTACCGTCGATTGCTTTATCGGTAACGGTTACTGCAACTGTCGCTCGGTTTATCCGCAGTGAAATGCTGGAAGTTATCGGTCAGGATTACATTATTACTGCCAGAGCGAAAGGCTTGAAAGAACAACAAGTTATTGTCAAGCACGTTATCCGCAACGCGCTGATTCCGGTTGTGACGATGCTTGGACCACTTGCCGTATCGATTATGACAGGTACCTTGGTTATTGAAAAAATATTCGCTGTACCGGGACTTGGTGAGCAGTTTACGTTATCGATTTTGGTATTGGATTATAGCGTCATTATGGGAATCACTATTTTCTACAGTGCGCTGTTTATTTTTGTGGTCTTTGTGGTCGATATTATTTATAGTTTCTTAGATCCACGCATCAATTATAAGGGGGATTCAGCATGA
- a CDS encoding biotin-dependent carboxyltransferase family protein, producing MLKILKSGLQTSVQDLGRTGFQKYGVIASGVMDPFAHRLANLLVGNAEQAATLEITLVGPTIEFTENAVIALCGGDLSPQLDGAPVTMWRMHPINKGSTLTFGKPIIGARSYLAVAGGIDVPEIMGSKSTYLRAGIGGFCGRALKKGDEISIGNITQQQSLAFQHTSDNEFDWLVPPTRYFEEPVLRMIKGKQFDLFNEDSKKRIFNDVFTVSSDSDRMGYRLEGAGLALGHPTELISEAVAFGSVQVPADGNPIVLLADRQTTGGYPKIGQIISVDLPLISQLKQGQHLRFKEISLLDAQQRLVEQEQYIRQVKAAIQLKQEEWT from the coding sequence ATGCTGAAAATCCTTAAAAGCGGGTTACAGACTTCCGTTCAAGACTTAGGAAGGACCGGTTTTCAGAAATACGGCGTGATTGCTAGCGGCGTCATGGATCCTTTCGCACACCGTCTAGCCAATTTATTAGTCGGTAACGCGGAACAAGCAGCGACCCTCGAAATTACATTAGTGGGGCCAACCATTGAATTTACCGAAAATGCGGTCATTGCTCTGTGCGGCGGAGATTTGAGCCCTCAACTAGATGGTGCCCCGGTAACTATGTGGCGAATGCACCCGATCAACAAAGGCAGTACCCTAACGTTTGGTAAGCCTATAATTGGCGCGCGGAGTTATTTAGCAGTAGCTGGTGGCATTGATGTTCCCGAAATAATGGGCAGCAAATCTACGTATCTGCGTGCCGGAATTGGTGGATTTTGTGGACGTGCCTTAAAAAAAGGGGATGAAATTTCGATAGGAAACATAACCCAACAGCAATCCCTAGCATTCCAGCATACTAGCGACAATGAGTTCGACTGGCTAGTCCCGCCGACTCGTTATTTTGAAGAACCCGTTCTTCGAATGATCAAAGGAAAGCAATTTGATTTATTCAATGAAGACAGTAAAAAGCGAATTTTTAATGACGTATTTACCGTTTCTTCGGATTCCGACCGCATGGGTTACCGACTCGAAGGCGCCGGTCTAGCTTTGGGGCATCCCACCGAATTGATTTCAGAGGCGGTGGCTTTTGGTTCTGTACAAGTTCCCGCCGACGGCAATCCGATTGTCCTGCTTGCAGATCGTCAAACAACGGGCGGCTATCCGAAAATTGGACAGATTATCTCTGTCGACTTGCCGCTCATTAGCCAGTTGAAACAAGGGCAACATCTACGCTTTAAAGAGATCTCTTTACTAGATGCGCAACAGCGCTTGGTTGAACAAGAACAATACATTCGGCAAGTCAAAGCCGCAATTCAATTAAAACAGGAGGAATGGACATGA
- a CDS encoding ABC transporter ATP-binding protein — protein MSNTILTVDNLHVAFKTQTGKLTAVRGVNFELKKGETLAIVGESGSGKSVTAKSIMQLLPTATTEVTKGDIVYNGESLLKMSKSQITNLRGSEISMVFQDPMTSLNPTMKVGKQIMEGVQRHERLTKARARERALDMLKLVGIPQAEKRLDNYPHQFSGGMRQRVVIALALACNPKVLIADEPTTALDVTIQAQILELMKDLQKKTDTAIILITHDLGVVANMADRVAVMYGGKIVEQGTVDEIFYNSQHPYTLGLLQSMPKLTEDREQPLLPIAGSPPNLATLGEGCAFAARCPHTMTVCHTYTPQDTVSETGHSVACWLQDSRVTTSSDRSEFVEAGHSSS, from the coding sequence ATGAGCAATACTATTTTGACGGTTGATAATTTACATGTAGCGTTTAAAACCCAAACCGGTAAACTGACAGCTGTACGAGGTGTAAACTTCGAGTTGAAAAAAGGGGAAACATTAGCGATTGTGGGAGAATCGGGTTCGGGGAAATCCGTAACCGCCAAATCGATTATGCAGTTATTGCCAACAGCTACTACCGAAGTGACAAAAGGCGACATTGTTTATAATGGTGAAAGTTTGTTGAAGATGTCGAAAAGCCAAATTACCAATTTGCGTGGCTCGGAAATTTCGATGGTCTTTCAAGATCCCATGACTTCACTAAACCCAACGATGAAAGTCGGTAAACAAATTATGGAAGGTGTTCAGCGTCATGAGCGACTAACAAAAGCTCGTGCCCGTGAACGTGCGCTGGATATGCTAAAGCTAGTTGGAATTCCGCAAGCGGAAAAACGGCTGGATAATTACCCGCATCAGTTTTCTGGAGGAATGAGGCAGCGTGTGGTCATTGCGCTGGCACTTGCCTGTAATCCGAAAGTATTGATCGCGGATGAACCGACAACTGCGCTCGATGTAACAATTCAAGCACAAATTCTTGAATTGATGAAAGATCTGCAAAAGAAAACGGATACGGCCATTATTTTAATCACACATGACTTGGGTGTAGTCGCCAATATGGCAGATCGCGTAGCTGTTATGTATGGCGGCAAAATCGTTGAGCAAGGGACGGTGGATGAAATTTTCTACAATTCGCAGCATCCGTATACGCTCGGACTGTTGCAATCCATGCCGAAGTTAACTGAAGATCGTGAGCAGCCGTTACTGCCGATTGCCGGGTCGCCACCTAATCTGGCAACACTAGGAGAAGGCTGTGCGTTTGCGGCAAGGTGCCCGCATACAATGACGGTATGCCATACGTATACACCGCAAGATACGGTATCTGAAACAGGGCATTCTGTGGCTTGCTGGCTTCAGGACTCACGGGTTACCACATCATCTGATCGCTCTGAATTTGTAGAAGCAGGACATTCTTCATCTTAA
- a CDS encoding LamB/YcsF family protein, with amino-acid sequence MTFKVDLNCDMGESFGAYQMGNDEEILDYVTSANIACGFHAGDPSTMRKTVKLALEKNVGMGAHPGLQDLVGFGRRNMALSPQEAYDLVVYQIGALSGFVKAEGGQLQHVKAHGALYNMAVKNASLSEAIAEAVYKIDPELVLFGLSGSEIIKAGEKIGLRTANEVFSDRTYQIDGSLTPRTESHALITDPQIAINQVVRMVKENKVATVEQTDVALEAETICIHGDGINALAFALQISKSLKESDIHIVKIGDFV; translated from the coding sequence ATGACTTTTAAAGTAGATTTAAACTGCGACATGGGTGAAAGTTTTGGCGCTTACCAGATGGGCAATGACGAGGAAATACTTGATTACGTAACATCAGCAAACATCGCTTGTGGATTTCATGCTGGTGACCCTTCAACTATGCGAAAAACCGTTAAACTGGCGCTCGAGAAAAACGTCGGCATGGGGGCTCATCCCGGGCTTCAAGACTTAGTAGGGTTTGGACGTCGCAACATGGCTCTGTCTCCTCAAGAAGCTTACGATTTGGTCGTTTACCAAATCGGTGCTTTATCCGGCTTTGTAAAAGCTGAAGGGGGCCAGTTGCAGCACGTCAAAGCGCACGGTGCCCTTTACAACATGGCGGTCAAAAACGCGTCATTGTCTGAAGCGATTGCAGAAGCTGTCTATAAAATCGATCCGGAATTGGTACTGTTCGGACTGTCGGGCAGTGAAATTATTAAAGCAGGAGAAAAAATCGGCTTACGCACTGCGAATGAAGTCTTTTCAGACCGAACTTATCAAATTGACGGCTCGTTAACACCAAGAACTGAGAGCCATGCCTTAATTACCGATCCACAAATCGCCATCAATCAAGTCGTTCGCATGGTTAAAGAAAACAAAGTCGCCACTGTTGAACAGACCGATGTTGCACTTGAAGCAGAGACGATTTGTATACACGGAGACGGCATCAACGCACTTGCTTTTGCCCTTCAGATTTCAAAATCCTTAAAAGAATCGGACATTCATATTGTGAAAATAGGCGACTTTGTTTAA
- a CDS encoding ABC transporter ATP-binding protein, giving the protein MTILRTVDLTKRFGDFTALDKVNIQVEKGEVYGFIGPNGSGKSTTLRILLGILKATEGRTEIFGKDSWKDAVEIHKRVAYVPGDVNLWPNLTGGEVIDLFVKLRGGNNLNRRQDLIEKFDLDPTKKCRTYSKGNRQKVALIAALSSDVDLYILDEPTSGLDPLMERVFQEYIIEAKTQGKSVLLSSHILSEVEKLCDKVAIIREGKIIETGSLNELRHLTGSVLLVETKERIQDLAGLKGVSGIEQKGNAWSFHVDTQEMEHVIRYVSQFGVIRIESSPPTLEQLFMRHYEGASKPTGAGGGL; this is encoded by the coding sequence ATGACCATTTTAAGAACAGTTGACTTGACGAAGAGATTTGGGGATTTTACAGCGCTGGACAAAGTGAATATTCAAGTAGAAAAAGGTGAAGTTTACGGGTTTATCGGACCTAATGGATCAGGTAAGTCTACAACCTTGCGCATTTTGCTTGGCATTTTAAAAGCTACAGAAGGACGAACTGAAATTTTTGGTAAGGATTCGTGGAAAGATGCGGTGGAAATCCACAAGCGTGTCGCTTATGTTCCTGGCGACGTCAATTTATGGCCTAACTTAACAGGAGGAGAAGTTATCGATTTGTTTGTCAAACTGCGCGGAGGTAACAACCTGAATCGCCGACAGGACCTCATCGAAAAATTCGACTTAGATCCAACAAAAAAATGCCGAACGTATTCTAAAGGAAATCGGCAGAAAGTCGCGTTGATTGCAGCGCTGTCATCAGATGTAGATTTGTATATACTAGATGAACCGACTTCTGGTCTTGATCCTTTAATGGAGCGAGTTTTCCAGGAATACATTATCGAAGCGAAAACACAGGGGAAGAGCGTTTTATTGTCCAGTCACATCCTATCTGAAGTCGAAAAGCTTTGTGATAAAGTCGCGATTATTCGTGAAGGAAAAATCATTGAAACGGGCTCGTTAAACGAGCTTCGCCATTTAACAGGTTCGGTTTTGCTAGTGGAAACAAAAGAACGAATTCAAGATTTGGCAGGACTTAAAGGCGTGAGTGGCATTGAGCAGAAAGGAAATGCGTGGTCTTTCCACGTGGACACGCAAGAAATGGAGCATGTAATTCGGTATGTTAGTCAGTTCGGCGTAATTCGCATCGAAAGTTCACCGCCGACTTTGGAGCAACTATTTATGCGTCATTACGAAGGAGCCAGTAAACCGACAGGAGCAGGGGGCGGATTATAA
- a CDS encoding DUF3899 domain-containing protein: MNFKAILLLTSLSTSMLLSFFLYKSWSLINWANALFLVGLLLIMIYSMMILIEGQFFTAFLTSTRNFFAKTNKKDQVIQESEKRSLIPLTYRREFPNRKSFLQIGLFFCIGSLLVSFF; the protein is encoded by the coding sequence ATGAATTTCAAAGCTATTTTATTGCTAACGTCATTGAGCACATCAATGCTGTTATCTTTTTTTCTGTATAAAAGTTGGTCTCTTATTAACTGGGCCAATGCTTTGTTCTTGGTTGGACTGCTATTAATTATGATCTATTCGATGATGATTTTAATCGAAGGTCAGTTTTTCACAGCTTTCTTAACGAGTACTCGAAACTTTTTTGCAAAAACAAATAAAAAAGATCAGGTGATTCAAGAAAGTGAAAAACGCTCTCTCATTCCTCTCACTTATCGCAGAGAATTCCCGAACCGAAAATCTTTTTTGCAAATTGGTTTGTTTTTTTGTATTGGCAGTCTGTTGGTTTCCTTCTTTTAA
- the opp3C gene encoding oligopeptide ABC transporter permease, with amino-acid sequence MTKKPSKIPSHQDLQVQNQYAYDEIPSDLFVKAPLDQRKSEEIGTPSVSFWKEAFQRLIKNKGAMISLIMLVLLIVLALIGPGMNDFSYREQNLVHSNMPPKVQGLEWLGFNGQNSQGVDQYAERDVQINYWFGTDEFGRDLWTRVWKGTQISLFIALVAAFLDLVIGVIYGGISSFYGGRIDNVMQRIIEILMGIPNLIVIILFILVLEPGITSIILAMVITGWVGMARVVRGQVLQLKGQEFVLASRTLGASNPRLISKHLLPNVMGPIIVTVMFTIPTAIFFEAFLSFIGLGLQAPLASLGVLIEDGYKSMRYFPYKLIFPALVISIIMISFNLLGDGLRDALDPKMRK; translated from the coding sequence ATGACAAAAAAACCTTCGAAAATCCCCTCACATCAAGATTTGCAGGTGCAAAACCAGTATGCTTATGATGAAATTCCGTCAGACTTATTTGTTAAAGCACCACTGGATCAACGAAAAAGTGAAGAAATTGGTACACCGTCAGTATCTTTTTGGAAAGAAGCTTTTCAGCGTCTTATTAAAAACAAAGGTGCAATGATTTCATTGATCATGCTTGTATTACTAATTGTTTTAGCGCTAATCGGACCTGGAATGAATGACTTTTCCTATCGCGAACAAAACTTAGTGCATTCCAATATGCCGCCGAAAGTGCAAGGCTTGGAATGGCTTGGATTTAACGGTCAGAATTCCCAAGGTGTCGATCAATATGCCGAACGTGATGTCCAGATTAATTATTGGTTTGGAACAGATGAATTTGGTCGAGATTTGTGGACACGCGTTTGGAAAGGGACACAAATCTCGCTGTTTATAGCATTGGTGGCAGCCTTTTTGGATTTAGTGATTGGCGTCATTTATGGCGGTATTTCTTCTTTTTACGGAGGACGCATTGATAATGTGATGCAGCGCATTATCGAAATTCTCATGGGGATTCCAAACTTGATTGTCATCATTCTCTTTATCTTGGTGCTAGAACCGGGCATTACCTCTATTATTTTGGCGATGGTCATTACTGGCTGGGTTGGAATGGCACGTGTGGTTCGTGGCCAAGTGCTGCAATTAAAAGGGCAGGAATTTGTTTTGGCTTCGCGAACACTGGGTGCTTCAAATCCGCGTTTGATCTCAAAGCATTTGTTGCCGAACGTGATGGGTCCAATTATTGTTACCGTGATGTTCACCATTCCAACTGCTATTTTCTTTGAAGCATTCTTAAGCTTTATCGGTCTTGGCTTGCAGGCACCACTGGCGTCGCTTGGTGTATTGATTGAAGACGGCTATAAATCGATGCGTTATTTTCCTTATAAATTGATTTTCCCGGCGTTAGTGATCAGCATTATTATGATTTCTTTCAATCTGCTTGGTGATGGACTGCGTGATGCATTAGATCCGAAAATGAGAAAGTAG